Part of the Actinomycetota bacterium genome, GCATCAATCTCGGTAATGACATCGAAGCGGCCATGAGCGTCGTCGAGCAGACCGGTGTCACCTATCCACTGGCGAGGGATCCGCAAGGCGAGACGTATGCCGAGTTCGGAGGCTATGGGATGCCGACAACGGTTTTCCTGGATGGGGATGGGCGCGTGATCGAGCTCTACACCGGTGAGCTCACGGTCGATGAGCTCGAAACCCGGATCGTCAAGTACTTCGAGAGCTGATGATCCTCACTGCAGCACTTCTGTTCGCGTTTGTCGCCGGCATGGTCGCCACCGTCAACCCGTGCGGATTCGCGATGCTGCCCGCGTACGTGTCCATGTTCCTCGGTGGCAACGAAGGCGACGAAGCCCCTCCCGGCGTTGTGACGGGACTTCGAGTCGGCTTCTCTGTCACAGTCGGTTTCTTGGTGTTGTTCAGTGCCGTCGGTCTCCTGGTATCGGCGGGTCTCCAATGGATGCTCAGTTTTGTGCCGTGGGTTGCGTTGGTCATCGGCGCATCGCTCCTTGGGATCGGCATCGCGGTGATACGCGGGTATCACCTCACCGCACGAGTCATCGGCATGAAGAAAAGGCAAGGCCGATCGTTTCTGGCCATGGCAGGATTCGGTGTTGCGTTTGGAACGGCGTCGATCTCGTGCACGCTTCCGATCTTCCTTGCAGTCGTCGGCCTTTCGGCAAGAACTCCGAGTCTTGTGTATGGCTGGTCGGTCTTCGTTGCCTACGCCGTGGGTATGGGTGTCGTGCTGGCCGCCATCGCCGTGGCGCTCGCGACATCCCGCCAGGTTCTCGTGACACGTATGCAGAGGATTCTTCCGTACGTTGAACGAATCGGAGGATGGTTACTCGTCGCATCGGGTCTCTTCATCATGTACTACTGGGCGATATCGCTGTTCGTCAAGCCCGGTCAGGACTCGATCCTCTACCGGCCGATCTTCTACGTGGGAGGAGTCTCGGCGTGGTTCACGAACAGCATCGGGAATACGCCGATACGCTGGGCCGGCGGCTTCGTCGCCGTGATCGTCGCGATCGGCGTTGCCGAGGCCATCCGCGTTCGGCGGCGCCGTCGAGCCAAGGAGATCGCATCGTGACCGAATCCACAGACGTCGACACGATCGTCATCGGCGGTGGAATGGCCGGTCTCCCGTTCGCGCTGCGTGCCGCTCGGCGGGGTTCGACGGTGCTCATCGAAGGTGATCTCCTCGGAGGTACCTGTCTGAACCGGGGATGCATCCCGACCAAGACGATGATCCACTCTGCCAAGGTCGCGCATCTGGCGCGGCGCGCCGACGAATTCGGGATCGACGTGGGACCGGTTTCTGTCGACCTGGGCCGGATCGTCGACCGCAAAGATGCGATCGTCGAAGCCGTCAGGAATGGGTCGTATCGGGCGGCGGAGCGAGCGACGAATCTCACGCTTGTCGAGAACTGGGCCCGGTTCGTGGGACCGCACGCCGTCGAGGCCGGAGGGGCCGTGTACCGGGCCGCCCGGATCGTGATCAACACGGGCGCTCGTCCAACCGTGCCCGATCTGCCGGGGATCGGCGAGGTGCCGACTCTCGACTCGACGGCCGCGTTGGATCTTCGTGAGGCGCCGGAGCATCTGATCGTGATGGGCGGCGGCTATGTGGGCTGTGAGTTCGCCCAGATGTACCGCAGATTCGGATCTCGGGTAACGGTGGTCCATCGCCGATCGCGTCTGCTTCCAGCCGAGGATCCCGAGGCCTCCGAAGTCGTCGAGCGTGTGTTCCTGCGTGAGGGCATCGAGTTGTTGCTCGGCGAGGAACCCACCGCGGTACGCGCGGCAAACGGCTGCATCGAGCTGTCCGTCGGTGGACGTGATGTCGGGGCGTCGCATCTCCTCGTGGCGGTCGGGAGAACACCCAACACGTCACGGCTCGGCCTCGAGATACCGGGTGTGGCGGTCGATGATGGGGGATTCATCGTCGCCTCCGAACGGTTCGAAACGTCGGCTGCCGGTGTCTACGCGATCGGCGATGTGATCGGACCACCACTGTTCACGCACTCGGCGAGAGACGACGCAGCGCTTCTCGCGCGACATCTGTTCAACGGAGAGGACATCACGACGTCGACACGACTGGTCCCACATGCCGTGTTCACCGACCCCGAGGTCGCCACATTCGGGATGACGCACGCCGAAGCGGAGACACGGTACGGCGAAGCGGCAGTGGGGGTCGAGAACTTCCGCGGCGTGGCCAGAGCGAAGGCGATCGGTGAGACGGACGGGTTCGTCAAGATCGTCACCAGGCCCGATCGAGTGATCGTCGGAGCCACGATCGTCGGACCCGATGCCGGGAACCTCATCCACGAACTCGTCGTCGCCGCGTACGCGGGGCTCACCGTCGACCAGGTGCGCAACGCGATCCACATCCATCCCACGCTGGCAGAAGCGGTGAACGCCGCCGCCGGAGGGGTCCACCGACCAACAACGGCGTGATGGCCGATCGGCGGACCTGCCGCGACGACACGGGGCGTCGTTGCCGGTGTCGGTCCGAAGGGGTCGCCCTACGGTCGGGGCACACCATGGGTTCGTGCACCTCGAGGATCCTGCCGGGGGTATGCCGTTCGGTGATCGGTGCGATCCGAGTAGTCCGGTGACACGTTTTCTCGGGCCTGGGGACACCGGGCGAGACCAACTCCTCCGCCTCGGTCGACGGAATGTCGGATCGTGAACGGAATTGTGTCGTCCGGAGCGACACGTTTCCGCCCGACCTTCGACTCAATCGTTGGGACCATACACAAAGGAGGTGGCCCCATGAGTTGGTTGAAGAAGAACACCAAGACCGAGCGGAAAGCATCGGCTCCTGCCCCCGCATCCCAGGGTGGACAAGCCGGCATGGACCAGATGGTTCGGATGCTGGCTGCCGCGCCGGAGGATCGGCGGACAATGATGCTCGGAGATCGCCTCGCCGTGTTCGCCGGTCAAGACGAAGCGTCTCGCGAGCGCGCCATGAAGGGGATGCTCGCCGCAGCGTTGCAGCTTCCCGAAGACGGCTACCGGAAGATCGCCGCGTCACGCTTCAAGGCGTTGAACGGGCTCGATGCCGATACCCGGATGACGCTGATGAAGTCGCACGCCGCCGTGGTCAAGTCGTTGCCGGCCGACCAGCAGCAGAGGGAGATGAAAACGATGAAGCAGATCGTCTCCGCCCTGCCGGAAGCCGAACGTGGCCGGATGATGGCCATGATGCAGAACCTCGGGCTGATGGGAGAGGCGGGATGAGCACGCCGGCGAAGTTCATCGCCGCCTATCTCGGAGTCCTCGTCTTGATGCTGACCTGGTGGTCGACGCTCAGGGCGTCGGGGTCGGTCGGGCAGATTTGGCTCGTCGTGGCAGCGTACGGTGCGCTGCTCGCCGTGTGGGGTGTCCTGGTGCGGTGGGGACGATCACAGGAAGAGGGGACGAAGTGACCGTCGACTGGCCGGCGATCGTCGGTGTGAGCCTCATCAGTGCCGTCTTGACACTCATGCTCTTCCCGTTCGCCGAACGGAAGGACTACCTGAAGAGCCGGCCACCATCGTTCATCGCCGGGGTGCTGTTCATGCCGTTGTTCGTCGCGATTGCCGTCATGCTGCAAACGGGCTGGGCCGATGCCGCCAAGGCAACGGTACTGGTCGTTCTCTTCCTCGGGTTCTGGGCATCGGCCGCGTGGCTGGTGCGCACCCCGATCGAGGGTGCCTATGTTCGTGGCCTCGAGTTCGGGCCGGGTCTGAACTTCCGGCCAGATCTCATCCTGCCCGGCGGAGTGATGTTGGTGAAGGGCATCATCCTCACCGGGGTGGGGACGTTGATCGCCGTTCAGGGCGTCTTCGGGCTGCCGAAATGGAGCTGGTCGGGGTTCATCCTTGCGTTCATCGGCATCATCACGATCATCCCCATCCGGGGAATGGCCAAGATGATCGCTCGAAGAGAGCGGTTCCTCGGCAACGACCCGCGCTGGCAGGTACCGGTGCGCTGGGCGCTGCTGGTCGGTGGCCTTGCGGTCCTGCTCTACGGTTTTCTGAGCGCGTTCATGGGAGGGACGCCCTTCGTCGATCTCCTCCCGAAGGCCGAGCTTTCCTGGCTCTCGGTCATCCTCCTCGTTGCCTCGTCCGCGTCGCTGTGGATCCGGGAAGTACGGAAGGCGAATCTCCTCGAGGGAACCGAGACCATGGCACAGCGGTTCGCATCGAACCTGTGGCTGTACCTGTCCGTCCTCGCCTACATGTATGGATTCATCGTGCTCTTCATGGGCACGTATATGTACCCACACCCGGGAACGAATCCGTGGGGTGTGGTGCTCGGAGCCGGGTTGTTCATTGCGGGGCTGTCGCTGATGATCGGGTTCCGGCCGTTCGCGACCAGGAATGAGCTGAGCGGGACGATCGGCATCATGGTCGGGATGCTCGCGGCCCTCGAGAAGGAGGAGCGATGGAAGATGATGATGAGTCGCATCCGCACCATCGCCGCATATCCGACCATCCAGTGCACCTGGCATGTCGGCACCATGGCCTCGGCTCTCGATGGGTTGTCGACGGTCGATCGGGAGCGTGTCGAGACGACTCGCAACGAGGTGATGATGTCGCTGTCGAGTCAGGAACGGCAGGCGATGATGATCGCCATGGATCGACTTCGGGTCGCCTGAGGCGCGTGTTGCCCGACGTGTGACACGGGCGCTCTTGCACGTGGACGAGTGCGCCACGCCGTACCGATTCATCGTTCCGAGAATGTACTTGACCTTCAAGTTGCTCGAAGGTGTACGGTCGGTGTCGTCGGCGTGCACCGACGGGAGATTCGGCCGGAGAGTCGGGATAGCAGGTGGTGGTGAGATGAGAATCGGCGAGGTTGGGAAGGCGGTGGGGGTGGGTCCGCCGACGATCCGTTATTACGAGTCGGTCGGGGTGCTGCCGGAGCCGGAGCGGACCCCGTCGGGCTATCGCTCGTACTCGGTGGACGATGTGGAGCGACTGCGGTTTGTGACGTTGGCGAGGTCGTTGGGCATCGGGTTGGACGATATCCGCGAGATTCTGGGTCTGCGAGACCGGGGTGAGGCTCCGTGCCGGTATGTCCGTGCCGTGTTGGATCGTCAGGTGGATGCCGTTGCGGAACGAATCGGCCGGCTCGAGACCTTGTCTGAGGAGCTTCGCCGGTTGCAGCGACTGGCTCGCACACTTCCCGATATCGACTCGGATGATCCCTGCGTGTGTCACATCCTCCAGCCTGCCGGGGCACGGCACTGACCGTGCGTGGAACGACGGCAACGACAGTCCCCGACGACTTGGACGTGAGGGGCAGATGGCGGCAGCGGCATCGATGACGTTCACGGTGCAGGGGACTGCACGGGATCCGCAGACAGCCTCGGATCTGCGCCGAGCCATCTGGACGGTGTGATCCGGGCCCGAGCCGGCTACGACGGTGCCGGGTGGAGGTGCGTTTCTACCCGGACCGGGTGTCAAAGGACGTCGTTCGAGGACGGATCCGAGCCTCGGGTTTCGAACCCGATTGAACAAACGAGATGACAGAGATGGCCGACGGATCCACAGACCGAAACACCGACATCGAGGGCGCACAGGCTGTGTTCCGGATGAAGATCGGTGGCATGTCGTGCTCGTTCTGTGCGTCGACGATCAACAAGGCCTACGGGCGGATCGACGGTGTGTATGAGGTGGGCGTGTCGTTGGCCCATGAGGAGGGGCTGGTCAGGTACGACCCTTCCAAGGTGACGCCGGAGAAGTTGCGCCGCACGCTGGAGGAACTGGGCTACACGTATCGGGATCCGGAGAAGGTGCGAAGCTTCGACGAGGACGCCGACGAGCTTCGCCGTGAGCGGGGCCGGTTGATCGCCGCGGGGAGTTTCGCCGTGGCGAGTCTGCTGCTGATGTTGTTCGGCCGGTGGCTCGATCTCGTCGAGATCCCGCTGATGCCCTGGCTGTTGTTGGCGTTGGCGCTGAACACGATGTTCGTCACGGGCTGGTTCATCAAGAAGATGGCATGGGCGTCGCTGCGCCGTGGCATTCTGAACCAGCACGTGCTGTTGGAGTTCGCCGCGTTCGCCGGGATCGCCGGCGGCTTGATGGGTCTGTTCGTGTTGAACGATTTCCCGGTCGGTGACTTCTTCGCCGCCGCCACTCTGGTCACCACCTATCACATTCTGTCGCACTACTCGTCGCTGGTCGTGCGCACGCGCGCATCGCAGGCGGTTCGCCGTCTCATGGCGCTACGTCCCGATACCGCCCGGGTGATCCGTAACGGTGAAGAGAGCGAGACACCGATCGACGGCGTGGTCTCAGGCGACCGTGTCCGCATTCGACCAGGTGAGTCGATCCCGGTCGACGGAATCGTCGTGGACGGGCTCTCGGCGGTGGACGAGGCGCTCGTGACCGGCGAGTCGATTCCTGCAGAGAAGGGTCCCGGCGACGACGTGATCGGCGGATCCATCAACCAGACCGGCACCCTCGTCGTGCAAGTGACTCGGGTCGGCGAGGACGCGTTCCTCTCTCGGGTGGGGCGTTTCATCGACGAGGCCCGAAGCCTCCGCCCCGGCGTGCTGCAGATCGTCGACGTCGTACTCCGTTACTTCGCACCCACCGTGCTCATCCTTGCCGCCGCCGGATTCGCGATCTGGACCGTTGCACCGGCTCTTCTCGGAGACGGACCGAACTGGAATCGTGCATTCCTTGCCGGGCTCGCCACTTTGGTGATGGGGTACCCTTGCGCGTTGGGGATGGCCACACCGTTGGCCACTATTCGCGGCGGTGGCGAAGCAGCCCAGCGGGGGATCCTGATGCGATCGGGTGAAGCATTCCAGGTGATGGGTGACATCGCCGTCATCGTGTTCGACAAGACCGGCACGATCACTCGAAGCGAACCCACCGTGAATACCATCGTGCCGGCCGATGGCGTCAACGAAGAGGACGTGCTGCGGATGGGCGCCTCCATCGAGATGAACAGCGAACACCCTCTCGCCCGCGCCGTCGAAGGCGCCGCCGAGAATCAGGACCTCTCCCTGGTCGAAACCGATGCCTTCGAGTCCCACACCGGATACGGCGTGGAAGCCATCGTCGAAGGCGCACGCGTTCTCGTAGGGAAACCGACCTGGCTCATCACAGAAGGTATCGATCTCACACCGCTCGACACCGACCGGCGGCGCCTCGAAGAAGCAGGCCAGACCGTCATCGCCGTTGCTCGCAGCGGACGGCTTCTCGGACTCGTCGGCATCGCCGACAACAGCAAAGACGACGCCGCCCAAACCATCCAACGAATCAAGGACGCCGGCATCACCCCGGTCATGATCACCGGTGACAACCATCGCACCGCGCGAGCCGTCTCCACCCAGGTCGGAATCGACGAAGTACTTGCCGAGGTCCTCCCCGACGAGAAAGCCGCCGAGATCCGCCGGCTCCAGGACGACGGGACACGAGTGATGATGGTCGGTGACGGCATCAATGACGCTCCCGCCCTCACCCAGGCGGACATCGGCGTCGCCATCGGTGCCGGAACCGACATCGCCATCGAGTCCGCGGACATCGTCATCATGAGTGACCGGC contains:
- a CDS encoding cytochrome c biogenesis protein CcdA, whose product is MILTAALLFAFVAGMVATVNPCGFAMLPAYVSMFLGGNEGDEAPPGVVTGLRVGFSVTVGFLVLFSAVGLLVSAGLQWMLSFVPWVALVIGASLLGIGIAVIRGYHLTARVIGMKKRQGRSFLAMAGFGVAFGTASISCTLPIFLAVVGLSARTPSLVYGWSVFVAYAVGMGVVLAAIAVALATSRQVLVTRMQRILPYVERIGGWLLVASGLFIMYYWAISLFVKPGQDSILYRPIFYVGGVSAWFTNSIGNTPIRWAGGFVAVIVAIGVAEAIRVRRRRRAKEIAS
- a CDS encoding FAD-dependent oxidoreductase — encoded protein: MVTRRIGSLHHVLLGDIAVRQARSGLDPLPADLLRGRSLGVVHEQHREYADTLGRRLRRRDRRDRRCRGHPRSAAPSSQGDRIVTESTDVDTIVIGGGMAGLPFALRAARRGSTVLIEGDLLGGTCLNRGCIPTKTMIHSAKVAHLARRADEFGIDVGPVSVDLGRIVDRKDAIVEAVRNGSYRAAERATNLTLVENWARFVGPHAVEAGGAVYRAARIVINTGARPTVPDLPGIGEVPTLDSTAALDLREAPEHLIVMGGGYVGCEFAQMYRRFGSRVTVVHRRSRLLPAEDPEASEVVERVFLREGIELLLGEEPTAVRAANGCIELSVGGRDVGASHLLVAVGRTPNTSRLGLEIPGVAVDDGGFIVASERFETSAAGVYAIGDVIGPPLFTHSARDDAALLARHLFNGEDITTSTRLVPHAVFTDPEVATFGMTHAEAETRYGEAAVGVENFRGVARAKAIGETDGFVKIVTRPDRVIVGATIVGPDAGNLIHELVVAAYAGLTVDQVRNAIHIHPTLAEAVNAAAGGVHRPTTA
- a CDS encoding heavy metal-responsive transcriptional regulator; translated protein: MRIGEVGKAVGVGPPTIRYYESVGVLPEPERTPSGYRSYSVDDVERLRFVTLARSLGIGLDDIREILGLRDRGEAPCRYVRAVLDRQVDAVAERIGRLETLSEELRRLQRLARTLPDIDSDDPCVCHILQPAGARH
- a CDS encoding cation-translocating P-type ATPase: MKIGGMSCSFCASTINKAYGRIDGVYEVGVSLAHEEGLVRYDPSKVTPEKLRRTLEELGYTYRDPEKVRSFDEDADELRRERGRLIAAGSFAVASLLLMLFGRWLDLVEIPLMPWLLLALALNTMFVTGWFIKKMAWASLRRGILNQHVLLEFAAFAGIAGGLMGLFVLNDFPVGDFFAAATLVTTYHILSHYSSLVVRTRASQAVRRLMALRPDTARVIRNGEESETPIDGVVSGDRVRIRPGESIPVDGIVVDGLSAVDEALVTGESIPAEKGPGDDVIGGSINQTGTLVVQVTRVGEDAFLSRVGRFIDEARSLRPGVLQIVDVVLRYFAPTVLILAAAGFAIWTVAPALLGDGPNWNRAFLAGLATLVMGYPCALGMATPLATIRGGGEAAQRGILMRSGEAFQVMGDIAVIVFDKTGTITRSEPTVNTIVPADGVNEEDVLRMGASIEMNSEHPLARAVEGAAENQDLSLVETDAFESHTGYGVEAIVEGARVLVGKPTWLITEGIDLTPLDTDRRRLEEAGQTVIAVARSGRLLGLVGIADNSKDDAAQTIQRIKDAGITPVMITGDNHRTARAVSTQVGIDEVLAEVLPDEKAAEIRRLQDDGTRVMMVGDGINDAPALTQADIGVAIGAGTDIAIESADIVIMSDRLGSVMDAHEIGVSSYRKTKQNLALAFGFNGIGIAAAVTGLVSPVWAMIAMISSVTAVLANSFGGRFLRGEARNSRYESFSRDSHHQSPDRHDATKGGAPHMFDHEGLLELRLDGQTVRFWATLAVAITAITLLVGVWST